The DNA region CAAAAAGGTCGACGAAGTGACGCCCGAGATCACCGCGCTGGCCGAGCAAATGCTTGAAACCATGTACGCGGCGCCGGGCATCGGTTTGGCGGCTACGCAGGTCGATCGGCATATCCGTCTGCTCGTTGCAGATGTCAGCGAAGATCGCTCCGCGCCCCATTGCCTGATCAACCCTAAAATCCTTGAAAAAGAAGGAAAAGTCATTCACGAAGAAGGCTGCTTGTCGGTGCCGGATATCTTCGCGAAGGTCAATCGTGCGGAGCGTATTAAGGTGTCAGCCCTCGATAAGCATGGGGAACCGTTCGAACTCGTCGCCGAGGGGTTGCTAGCCATTTGTATCCAGCACGAAATGGATCACCTGAAGGGCAAGTTATTTGTTGATTATCTGTCGCCGCTCAAACGCCGCATGATCGAAAAACGGCTCGCCAAAAATCGCCGTCTGCGTGACCCGGTAGCGACGGCGAAGACAGGCTCGTAAGCGGCGATTTGCTGCCACCCATGACCGACTCGCTCAACGTGCTGTTTGCCGGCACGCCGGACTTTGCTGTGCCGTCGCTACGTGCGCTCGATCAATGGTGCAGCGCTGAGGGCCATCGACTGGCCGGCGTCTGGACCCAGCCCGACCGGCCCGCTGGGCGGGGTCGCTCGCTTCGGCAAAGCCCGGTTAAAGATTACGCCATCAGTCGTGATCTTCGCGTATTTCAGCCGAAAAGCCTCAAACATGATGAGTCGATTGCCGACCTCGCGATGGCCCAACCGGATCTGATGGTGGTGGTGGCCTATGGCCTGTTGCTACCTCAGATGGTGCTCGATATCCCGACCTATGGCTGCCTGAATGTGCATGCGTCGCTGCTGCCCAGATGGCGTGGGGCGGCCCCGATTCAACGCGCGGTGGCGGCCGGAGACAGCCATTCGGGTGTGGGAATTATGCAGATGGAGGCGGGGCTGGATACGGGGCCCGTTTGGCGGGAAGCGCGAGTACCTTTGGCACCAAACGAGACGGGCGGGACGCTGCATGACCGCTTAGCGATCCTGGGAGCTGAGACGCTGATCGATGCCCTACCGACTGTCTTGGCGCAATCGGTGGCGCCGACAGTGCAGGCGGTAGATGGCGTGACCTACGCGCATAAACTGACCAAAGCCGAAGCGCGCATCGATTGGCGGCAGCGGGCGGACGAGATCGAGCGACAAATTCGCGCGTTCAATCCATGGCCGGTTTCGCATACGGTATTGGGCGACAAATCAGTGCGAATTTTTGCTGCAGATATTCGTGCAGCAAAATCGACGGATGAGGCCCAGCCCGGCACGATTATCAGCCTGGATGAGGGGCTGCATGTGGCGACCGGTCATGGGGTGCTGCGCGTCACCGAGCTGCAGCCGGCGGGCAAACGGGTGATGAGCGCGGCGGACTACCTGCGTGCTACTCGACCTCTGAACGAGCGTTTCGTCTGATGTCGACCGGTGCCAAGGTGCGAGCTAACGCGGCCAAAGCGATTGCGGCGGTGCTCGGTGGTGCGGCACTCGACAAGCCATTGGCACAGGCCAAACTGGGGCTGACGGAAATCGATCAGGGCTTTGTCAGTGCGCTGGCCTACGGCACGTTACGACGGATGCCGCGACATCATGAAGTGGTGCTTAAACTACTGAGAAACCCGAAAAAACCACTCAATCCCATGATGCGTGCGTTGTTGGCGCTCGGACTTGAGCAACTCGTCGCAACACGGGTGCCGGCGCATGCGGCGGTGGATGCGACGGTTGCCGCCAGTCGCCTGGTTAATCTCGGCAAAGGCGCCGGTTTTCTCAATGCGATTCTGCGTCGCTATCAGCGAGAGCGGGAGGCGATAGACGCCTCGCTCGCGACCAACGATTCGTTCGTGTGGTGTCACCCCAAATGGCTCATCGACAAAACACGCCGGGATTGGCCCGACGATTGGCAAGCGATTCTGGACGCCAACAATGCTCAGCCGCCGATGGCGTTGAGGGTCAATGTGGCCAAAACCACCCGCGACAACTATCTAAAAATGCTGCAGTCTGCCGATATAGAGGCTGCAGCAATTGCCGGCGTTGACAGCGCTCTATTGCTCGATGAAGCGCGACCCGTGGAGGGATTGCCGGGCTTTGCTGATGGTCTAGTGTCGGTGCAGGACGCCGGCGCGCAGCTGGCAGCCGCGCACATGGCCATCGACGACGGTGCGCTGAGAGTGCTCGATGCCTGTGCGGCACCCGGTGGCAAGGCGATGCATATGTTGGAGCGCAACAAGGCGCTGTCGCTGTATGCGCTCGATCTGGCGGAAGAACGACTTGAGCGTGTGGAGGATAACGCCGACCGCTTGGGTGTTTCACCTCATTTGATTACCGGCAGTGCGGTCGCTCCGGAGGATTGGTGGGATGGCGAATCGTTTGATCGAATTTTGGTCGACGCGCCCTGCAGTGGGTCGGGGGTAATGCGCCGGCATCCCGACATCAAAATGTTGCGACGGCCCAAAGATGCCCGGAGCTTTCCAGAGTTTCAGCGCGAAATACTGCGCAAACTTTGGCCAACTCTGAAACCTGGCGGGCGTATGATCTACGCCACATGTTCGGTGTTTCCGGAGGAGAATGAGGACCTTTTGAGCGCCTGGCTCGAGGGCTGCCCAACTGCGCAAATCGTGCCGTTGGAGTGTGCTTTAGAGAACTCTAAGTTATTGAAAAATGGAGTTCAAATATTGCCGAACGCGACAGGGAGTGATGGCTTTTATTATGCTGCGGTTGAGAAACGGAGAGAGTAGCCCATAATAATGTTGTGTGCGAGCGACAATTGGCGGTTGAGCCAGTCGTGTGCTGACGTATCCCGCGCGTCAAAAAATGCTCGTCGAGCGTGTGCGGCGTTCGCGTTGCTGATCGCGATGGCGGCGTCGTTTGCCGCGGTCGCTCAAGACAGTGAACCCCCTTCCACACCCGATACCGTGGTGTTACCGCCAGCCGAAGCGACGGACGGTCAATTCGTCATTGTGGAGACCAACACTCGAGTTGAGACCGATCTTTTGTTGCTCAACGCCGAGATTGTCTATGGTCTCACGCGTGGGGCGATCAACGGCTTATACAATGGCGTACCGCTATTGTTTGAAACGCAGATCGAACTCGACCGCAGCCGACGCTTTTTGCCCGACCCGAACGTGGTGAGCTTGGTGCAGCGATCTGAGCTGACCTACCATGCGCTGACCCAACGGTTTGTGGTGCGCAACTTCAACAGCTCCGAACAAACCACGCACGCCACATTGTCTGAGGCGTTAAAGCGCTTGGGGCAGTTTCAAGATTTGCCGATCATTGACATCAGTCTGCTCGACCCTGAATCCGCTTACTCGATACGTATGCGCTCGGTGCTCGACACGCGCTCCTACGCGGCACCGCTTCGCATGCTGGCGGCCTTGTTTCAGGTGGACGACTGGCGTCTTGAAAGTTCATGGGAGCGCTGGTTGATCACGCTGTGAGTCGGCTGGCGGTTCGCGCCCTTTCCGTTCTGGCGTTTCTGGTCATGGTGGTGGCGCTGTTGCTGCTTGCCAAGACCACACAAAACACCGAAGAATTCGGCCGCCTCCATTATGTGATCGTGCTGTTGAACGCCGCCGGTGTGTTGCTGTTGCTCGGCCTGATCCTAGTCAACATACTGCGTCTTGGGCGTGACTACATAAAAGGCATTCCGGGTGCGCGTCTTAAGGGGCGCATGATCGGTATGTTCGCAGCCCTCGCCGCTGTGCCGTTGATTCTCGTGTACCTATTTTCCATGTACTTCCTCAATCGCGGAATCCAAAGCTATTTTGATGCGGATGTGACCCGCGGGCTAGACGACGCGCTGACCTTGAGCCAAACGGTTCTCGATATGCGCATGCGCGAACACATGGAGCGACTCGATCTTATTGCGCGCCAGGCCGGACCGTTAACCGCCGATGAACTGGCCCAGGCGGTGGGCGGCATGCGCCAGGAGCTGCAGGCGGCACAACTGACCTTTATCGCGAGCAATAACGCCGTGCAGGCCGTGAGTCGCGAGCCATCCGTTGCACCGCAGCGCATGTCGGATGAATTACTCGCACAGGTCCGCTCCGGTTTACCGATGCTCGATATTGAACCGGCCGCCGACGGGGGACTGAATATCCGAGCGGCTCAGCGACTGCAGGTCGGCAACGGCGATTCGGACGCGCGCGTCGTGTTTGCTAGCTTTCCGGTGAGCAGCAATATCGCCGAACTTGCCGAGTCGGTGCAGGAAACGTATTCCTATCACAATAACCTCGAGTTTATTCGTGAACCATTGATTGACAGCTTTAAACTCACCTTGTCTTTGGTGCTGCTCGTCTCGCTATTGCTGACCTTATGGGGCATCTTTTTTATCGCTCGTCGCATCGTCAAACCGATCCAAGATCTGGTGGCGGGGACGCGCGCGGTGGCCGCCGGCGACTTTGCTATGCAGCTGCCGGAGGGCAATCGCGACGACATCGGATTTCTGGTGGCCTCATTCAACAATATGACTCGTCGCTTGTCGCACGCCAGCGAAGTGGAGCAGCGCAGCCGTGAGGCCGTCGAAGCGGAGCGAGCCAACCTGCAAAAAATTCTGGGCAACCTGTCGTCGGGTGTCATGGTGGTCGGTCCCGATCGCCGAGTGCTCAATGTCAACGATGCGGCGAGCAGCATTTTGGAAACCAATGCCACCGCGTTTGAAGGTCAGTTACTCGCCGCCCTCACGGTCGCCGATGAAACGTCCAGCGACATGTCCACTCAGCTTGCATTGACGTCGAACAATCATCTCGAACAGGGACACACTCAGTGGCGACAGCAGTTGTCGGTGCACGGTCCGGCCGAGCAGCGCATATTGAGTACTGCGTGCACACCACTTCCGAATGATCAAAACGATCCGCCCATGGGTTACGTCATCGTGTTCGAGGACGTAACGACGGTGCTCCAGGCGCAACGCGAAGCGGCCTGGAGTGAAGTCGCCCGACGTTTGGCGCATGAAATTAAAAATCCGCTTACGCCGATTCAGCTTTCTGCCGAACGCATGAGGCGAAAGTACTTAGGCGAAATGACCGCTCACGAGGCGGACGTGTTGGAGCGCGCGACGCGCACAATTGTGCAGCAGGTGGAAACCATGCGCGACATGGTGGATGCGTTTCGTGATTACGCGCGTGCACCGGAAATTGAATTGGCGCGATTTGATCTCAATCGTTTGATGGGTGAGGTCGTCGATCTTTACCGAGGTGGCGACCCCGCCGTGGCGCTGAGACTCGATCTTGATGAGACGCTAACCTCGATTGTCGCCGACTCCGGTCGTCTCCGTCAGATTTTGCACAATCTACTGCGCAACGCGATCGACGCCGTGCACGAACAACAAGGATCGGTGATAACCCTTAGCACGCGGGCCGCCACGTATAAGGCACAGTCAGTGGCCGAAATTGTGATCGAGGATAACGGCCCAGGGTTTCCCGAGGCCATGATGCGAACGGTGTTTGAACCGTACGTGACCAGCAAGCCCAAAGGCACCGGCTTAGGGTTAGCGATTGTAAAAAAATTGGTTGAAGAACACGCCGGTGTAATTACTATAAGCAACGTTGATGACGGCGGTGCTCGTGTGCGAATTCTGTTACCGGTTGACAACGATTCGCGCGCGGCATTGATACCGGATTCACCTGAGCAGCCAAGAAGGGAAAGCGCATGACGTCTGCAAATGTGTTAGTGGTTGATGACGAGTCCGATATCCGCGGACTATTAGAAGAAATCTTAACCGAAGAGGGCTACAACGTTTCGACGGCCGCCGACGCGGTGGAAGCCCGTTCCTCGTGGCATGGTTTTGACCCCGATCTTGTGCTGCTCGACATCTGGATGCCTGAAACCGATGGCATTACGTTGCTGCGCGAATGGTCAGCAGCAGGAAGCCTGCAGTGCCCGATCGTCATGATGTCCGGCCACGGCACTGTTGAAACGGCGGTCGAGGCAACGCGCCTGGGCGCCTTTGACTTTATTGAAAAACCACTGTCTTTGGCCAAACTATTGCGCACCGTTGAGCGCGCATTGGAGTCGAGCGACAAAGCGACCAGCACCAAGGGAGCGCGAAAATTGGTGACAGGCTTCGTCGCGCCCGTCGGCAAAAGCGCGGTGATGCGCGAGTTGCGCGAAGAAGCCAAGCGCTACGCGCCCCATGGCACCAATTTGTTAATTACCGGAGAAGCCGGTACCGGTCGCGAGTCGTTCGCGCGATACGTGCACCATCTGGTTGGACGGGCAAACGCCCCGTATGTGTCGCTCGTGGCCGCGACGCTTACGGAAGAGTCCGCGCCGGCGGTTCTGTTAGGTAGCCTCGACGGTGATAAAGCGGTCGAAGGTAAGCTGCGGGAGGCGGCTGGCGGTACCTTGTACATTAACGGCATTGAAGATCTGCCGCAGTCGGCGAAACGAACTTTGCTCGCTGCCGTTGAGGGCGGGGAGTTTCGACCGGTTGGTAGCCAGCATGAACATCCGCTGGATGCCCGTCTTGTGTGTGCGGCGCAGCCGGGAATTGAACAGGCGATTGATTCGGACGATTTGCTCGCCAAACTTCTGCCTCATATCAGTGTGGGCACCTTGCACGTGCCACCACTGCGCCTGTATAGCGAAGACGTACCGGAATTACTCAACTATTACTCCGACAAGCTTTCGGATGAGGAGCGCTTGCCTGTGCGTAAGTTCTCTGTCGCCGCACAAAACCGATTACGTAGCTATCCTTGGCCTGGCAACATTCGCGATTTGCGTAACCTGGTGCACCGTTTGCTGATCAAAGGGGGCCATGAGGTCATTAGCTTAGAGGATGTCGAGGACGCGCTGTCACAATCGGTCGTGGCCGAAGAAGCCGCGCTGGTAAAGCAAGACTTATTGGCGTTACCCCTTCGAGAAGCGCGAGAGGAATTTGAGCGGGCTTACCTCAAAAAGCAGCTAATGCTGTGCGGCGGTAAAGTCGGTGCTCTGGCGAAGCGTGTGGGCATGGAACGCACCCATCTGTATCGTAAACTGCGTTCGCTTGGCGTTGATTTTGGTTCGGGTGGGGAGTGATCTCGATTGTGCTGCCTGGGGCGGCACACCCAAACGCTAATCGCTAAACCACATCGTTAACTTGATGCCGAACTGGGCAGCGGCATCGACTCCCTCAAGAATCGATCTCAATGGCCTGTCGTCCGATGGCGGTATCGGCCGACATCCTGGCGCGTATATGTCTGTAATACACTTTTGATTTAGGCGCTTACGTCATCTCGATTCGGTTACCCTTGATTCGGTGATCGTCCCTTCGCCGTCGAGAACGTAGGGCTCTGGTTTGTGTTTAGTGGACCTTTATTCTAGGTTTGTGGGAGATCATTTAAGAAAATGACACACACTTCTACAGGCCGATGACCATAAGCACAGTCAAAGAGTCGGTTTGGACACCTTGAGTCACATTGCCAGGAGGCCCCCGTGAAGCTTAAAAAATACGTTCCGTTTTGCTTTCGTTCGACGCCGACCATCGTGGCGTCGTTGGTTTTTGTCGTCGCGCTGTCGATGACGTCGCTGGCCACAGCAAATCAACCCGATTCGCTGAGCCTGTCCCAGCCGGAACTCCTGTTTGAGCAAAATAAAGGTCAGTTTGGCCCTGGCGTTGACTATGTCGCGAAGGGGGACGGGTATTCCGTCGTATTGGGTCGTGCACCGGTCATTGAATTGTTTCGCTATAGCGACCTGTCTACGGCCTCCACCGATCAAGAACTGGATGAGTTTGCGTCGAATGTCAACATTGACTCTATTGCGCAGCTTCGTTTAACGATTCTTGGCGCACGTGATGATGCTCAGGCTATACCGTTGGCCAAGAACCAAGCGCGCACGCACTATCTGCTTGGGTCCAAAGAGGACTGGCGTACTGACGTGCCCAATTTCGCCCGGATTCGGTATGACGATATTTTGCCGCTTGTCGATGTTGAATATTACGGACAGGAAGGGCGTTTAGAGTACGATTTCATTGTGCGCCCGGGCGGCGACCCCGCACCGATTCAATTTCGCTTTGATGGCGCGGATGACGTGCGCCTCAGCGCTGACGGAAATCTGATCATCCGTATTGATGGAAAAGAAATTGTTCAACGGGCGCCCTTCACGTATCAGCGCGATGAAACGGGCGTTCGCCAAGTCGTGGCATCGCGGTATGTACTCAGCGATGACGTCATCGGCTTTGAGCTCGACAAGTGGGATACGTCGCGAGACCTGATTATCGATCCAGTGTTGGAATACTCGCGGTACTTTGGGGGTGCTCGATTCGATCGCGCGCGCGATGTTGAAGTGGATGCCGCTGGCAATATCTATGTGATTAGCGACAGCACAAGTGGTGGCCTTGCAACGCCAGGCGTCTATCTCGAGTCGCCCGTCGGCACACGTTTTGAACAAGAGAGTTTTCCATTTTGCGTTGATTGCACAGATGCGCCGATCGGTGGCGGACAGGTCAGGCGCGTCACGCTAGTCAGTGCCAATAATCTGCTCATCACCAAATTCAGTCCCGATGGACAAACCGTGCTGTGGTCGACTTATTTCAATGGGGCGGTAGCGGGCAATGTCTCACTGGGCGTGGACTCAACTGGGGTATCGGACGCAGGTGAATTGGCCTTTGGCATAACCAGCGCTGCGGATGGTCTTCCGCTTGTTAATCCAACGCAGACCTACTCGGGTACGCAAAATAACGCGTACATCGCTAAACTGAACAGTGCTGGATCCGCACTGACCTTTAGCACGTATCTCAACCTGGGCACAATCACCACCTGGGTAAGAGGGTTGGACGTATCGGCGAGCGGTGAGGTGGCGGCGACCGGCTTGTTAAGTGTCGGCAATGGGTTTCCGGTTGTAAACGGCTTGCCCGGGCAGAGCTGCATCATGAATGCGGCACAAAACGAGTTCTTTGACGGTTATGTCGCGCTGTTTAATGCATCCGGCACGCTGACATTTTCGAGCTGTCTCGGTGGCGATATTCGCAGCGGTTCGTCCATTGAGGGATTGCGCGGCGTTGCGATTGGTGACAACGGCGATCTGTATGTGTTGGGGTACAGCTCCATGACTGATTTTCCAGTGGTGAATGCCATTCAACCCAGCCTCAATGTAATCGGCTCACGAGAAATGACGATCTCGCAAATTGATCCGGTGGCCAGCGTGCTTAAGTTCTCAACGTATTTTGGACCGACTGCGGCAAATTTACCGCCGACTGAATTTGGCAATTTTCTCAATTTCTTTCCCATTGGCATCAAGGTAGACAGTGCGGGCAACATCGTTGTGTCGGGTCCGATTAATTCGTTGTCCTACCCGCTTGTGAATGCGTTTCAAACCAACCTCGGCGTGCCGCAAAACTCAGCCGAGTTTCGCCAAGGCAGTACGGAAGCGCCTCTCGATGACACCTTTGTGACAAAACTGCATCCGACCAATGGCGTAATTTTCTCCACGTATTTGGGGGGCAGTCAGTCTGACGGTGGGTTACCGTCGTTGGCGCTCGATAGTGAGGACAATATTTACGTGGCGGTCGTGACTCGATCCGACGACTATCCTGTTCTCAATCCGATTCAGGCCAGCAAGACAGACGAGTCCAGTATCGCGGTCAGTCAATTCACGCCTGATGGTGCGTTGGCGTTTTCAACGTACTTGGGTGGAAGCAACGACCAGGTCTTTCAGTTACCGGGCGGATTGGCGGTGAACGCCGCCGGCAAGATCATTGTCGGTGGCTACACCCGCTCGGTTGATTTTCCGATTGTCGGCTCAGGCACGACGAACGCGGGCGACTACGACGTGACGTTGGCCATCATCGACCCAACGGGGGACACGGATACCGATGGCGATGGCGTGCCTGATCTGGCCGATGCCTTTCCTAGCGACGCGGCGGAATGGCGGGATACCGATGGGGACCTGCTCGGCGACAATGCCGATTCCGATGATGACGACGACGGCTTTTCAGACGCGAGCGATCGATTCCCGAAAAATGCCAGCGAATGGTTGGACGCCGATGAGGACGGCGCGGGCAACAACTTGGACCAGTTTGACGGCGATCCAGGCAACTATTTCGACCTGGATATGGATGGTATCGCTGACTTTCTTGACACCGATAGCGATGGTGACGGCGTACTGGCACCTGATGATGCATTTGATTACGACGCCAGTGAAACAAGCGACACGGATTTTGATGGTGTCGGCAACAACGCCGATGAAGATGATGATTCCGATGGATTTGCGGATTTTCTAGATATCGAACCGTTGAACGCACAGAGTCCTGTTCAGACGTTTGAGCGGTATACCCCGTTCGATGTGAGTGTTTTTCTGTCGCCCTGGCCAACCGGCTACTCGGACGTGGTCGGCACAGATACGAGTTGGACGGCTGCGACAGACGATGCCTTTGGGGGGCAGACCAGTTTCGGTAGTCTACTTATCGGTGACAACCAGGTCGCTGCTATCGAGTACACGGACACGTTTGCCGGCGGCGCGATCAAGTTTCAATACAAAGTCGATAGTCAGGAGAATTTCGATCTGTTCACGTTTCTTATTGACGGTGTCGTCGTATTGACGGCGTCGGGTGATACCGGCTGGCAAACGTTTGAAACACCCATCGCTTCGGGTAGTCGCACACTCCAGTGGCGCTACGCAAAAGACGGCTCGATTTCTGAGGGAGCGGATGGGGCTTGGTTTGATGATCTTGCTTTAGATGGGGATGGTGATGGCGCAACCGATGATGTGGACAACTGTTTACTCATCGCCAATCCTGCTCAGCGCGATACAGACGGGGATGGGTATGGCAATTTTTGCGATGCAGATCTGAACAACGATTGTGTTGTGAACTTCCTGGACCTCGCGGCGTTGTCGAGTCTGTTCTTAACGACCGATGAGGATGCCGATTTTAACGGTGATGGGCTGGTCAACTTTATCGATATTTCCTTGTTTGCGCCGTTCTTTGGTTTGGCCCCGGGACCTAGCACCACGGCGACGTGTCCGTAATGGCGAACCGCTGTTCCATTTTTCTCTCGGCGCTGCACTAGCGCCCTGTATCTAGGGCGAACAGGTCGGTGGATGATGTTCTGCTAGAGTGTGCATAAAAAAACGCCGGTCACTGACCGGCGTTTTTCAATGTGGTCGACCTAGCATGGCGGATTAGCGCGTCTTGAACAGACGGCGTGATTCGCGGCGGTTACTGCAGGCCCGGTCCAGGCGGCAGCAAAAAGCCCTCACGAAGTATCACAAGATCTAAAAAGTTGACAGCGCCATCACCGTTAAAATCTGCATCCTCATCCGTGCTGCCAAATACGCTAGCAAACTGCGACACATCCACAAAGTTGACGATGTTGTCGTTGTTCAGATCCGCATCGCATAGATTGCCGAACCCATCGTCATTCGTGTCGCGCTGATCTGGATTGGCAACGCGCTCGCAATTATCGAGGCCATCCAATACATTATCCTGGTCCTGATCTATTTCGAGCACCATATAGAGTGCATCGCGTCCACTGCTGGGTGGCGTGCTCGTGCCGACCTGCGGCCACAGGTCACCGGTGGTAGCGCCGCCGAGGAGCACTTTCGAATCCGAGCCCTGTGCAAAGACAAGGCTGGTGAACAGTTCTTCCTCACCGCCACCCTTAAGGCGTGTTGAAAACTCAAGGTCGCTACCATCAGCGGATAGCACGCTGACAACCACGTCGTCTGCAGTCGGCCAAATTTCCTGAGGAACTCGGTTGGTGGTGGAAAAACAGGGGCAACGGGCGGCGGATGTCGACGGTACAATCGACAGCGTGGCATCGAGTGCGCCCACATAAGAGGCCTCCAGACTAAGCGTGCCGGTGCCATCATTTATGTACAGTTTATCGCTGTCACTGCGTCCAATAATCACATCCAGATCGTTATCGCCGTCAACATCGACAACCGCTGCGGACAAGTTGTCGGCGTTCGCTTCGGTCAACACGACTACCTGTGACACCATCGCCGCGTCGTTCAGCGTCAAAACTTCGACTGCACTATCGGCATTTACGACGACCAACTCGTCGGTGCCATCGCCGTCTAGGTCACCTGCGGCGATATCACTGACGGTGCCAACACTGTGGTTGAGCACAATGGCCGGACCCAGCGCGGCGTTTGTTACATCGTAGAGACGGATGTCTTGAAGCTCATTGGCAACAGCGACAAACTGACCCGCGGCCGCCAGCGTGTTTAATTCGGCGAGCACAAATGCGGTGGTGTTACCGTCGGTACGGCCGACGCTTGTTTCAACGAACGCTCCAGGCGTTGTACCGGTTACTTCTACCAATGTGTTTGCACTGCCGTAGTTTGCGACGAGAAAGACGGCTAGGCTGGGCG from Pseudomonadota bacterium includes:
- a CDS encoding thrombospondin type 3 repeat-containing protein, whose protein sequence is MKLKKYVPFCFRSTPTIVASLVFVVALSMTSLATANQPDSLSLSQPELLFEQNKGQFGPGVDYVAKGDGYSVVLGRAPVIELFRYSDLSTASTDQELDEFASNVNIDSIAQLRLTILGARDDAQAIPLAKNQARTHYLLGSKEDWRTDVPNFARIRYDDILPLVDVEYYGQEGRLEYDFIVRPGGDPAPIQFRFDGADDVRLSADGNLIIRIDGKEIVQRAPFTYQRDETGVRQVVASRYVLSDDVIGFELDKWDTSRDLIIDPVLEYSRYFGGARFDRARDVEVDAAGNIYVISDSTSGGLATPGVYLESPVGTRFEQESFPFCVDCTDAPIGGGQVRRVTLVSANNLLITKFSPDGQTVLWSTYFNGAVAGNVSLGVDSTGVSDAGELAFGITSAADGLPLVNPTQTYSGTQNNAYIAKLNSAGSALTFSTYLNLGTITTWVRGLDVSASGEVAATGLLSVGNGFPVVNGLPGQSCIMNAAQNEFFDGYVALFNASGTLTFSSCLGGDIRSGSSIEGLRGVAIGDNGDLYVLGYSSMTDFPVVNAIQPSLNVIGSREMTISQIDPVASVLKFSTYFGPTAANLPPTEFGNFLNFFPIGIKVDSAGNIVVSGPINSLSYPLVNAFQTNLGVPQNSAEFRQGSTEAPLDDTFVTKLHPTNGVIFSTYLGGSQSDGGLPSLALDSEDNIYVAVVTRSDDYPVLNPIQASKTDESSIAVSQFTPDGALAFSTYLGGSNDQVFQLPGGLAVNAAGKIIVGGYTRSVDFPIVGSGTTNAGDYDVTLAIIDPTGDTDTDGDGVPDLADAFPSDAAEWRDTDGDLLGDNADSDDDDDGFSDASDRFPKNASEWLDADEDGAGNNLDQFDGDPGNYFDLDMDGIADFLDTDSDGDGVLAPDDAFDYDASETSDTDFDGVGNNADEDDDSDGFADFLDIEPLNAQSPVQTFERYTPFDVSVFLSPWPTGYSDVVGTDTSWTAATDDAFGGQTSFGSLLIGDNQVAAIEYTDTFAGGAIKFQYKVDSQENFDLFTFLIDGVVVLTASGDTGWQTFETPIASGSRTLQWRYAKDGSISEGADGAWFDDLALDGDGDGATDDVDNCLLIANPAQRDTDGDGYGNFCDADLNNDCVVNFLDLAALSSLFLTTDEDADFNGDGLVNFIDISLFAPFFGLAPGPSTTATCP